In the Aeromicrobium fastidiosum genome, GGTGATGCCGACCTTGTCGCCGAGCGCCTCGCGCAGGGCCTGGCCCAGGCAGATGGCCGTGTCCTCGACCGTGTGGTGCGCGTCGATGTGCAGATCGCCCTCGGTGCGGACCGTGAGGTCGATCAGCGAGTGCCGCGAGAACGCCGTCAGCATGTGGTCGTAGAAGCCGACGCCCGTCGAGATGTCGTTGGCACCCGTGCCGTCGAGGTCGATCTCGACCACGACGTGCGACTCGGAGGTGCGTCGCTCGATGCGGGACGTACGGGTCATCGGGTCACCTCGTGGAGAGCGGTTCGGAAGGCCAGCATCTCGTCGGGGGTGCCGATCGAGACGCGCAGCCATCCTAGGGGTCCGACCTCCCTGATCAGGACGCCCCGGTCGAGCACGCCCTGCCACACCGCGTGCCGGTCGTCGAAGCGGCCGAACAGGACGAAGTTGGCATCGGACTCGGCGACCTCGAACCCCTGCTCGCGCAGCCAGGCGGACGTCTCGTCGCGGGTCGTGCGCAGGGCGTCGACCTGGGCCAGCAGCTCCGGCTCGTGCCGCAGCGCCGCGACCGCTGCGGCCTGGCTCACCGCCGACAGGTGGTAGGGCAGGCGCACGATGCGCAGAGCGTCGATGATCGCGGCGTCGGCGGCGACGTAGCCGAGGCGTCCGCCGGCCAGGGCGAAGGCCTTGCTCATCGTGCGGGTGACCAGCAGACGCGGGAACTCCTCGAGCAGCTCGAGCGCGCTGGGCGTGCCGTCTCGGCGGAACTCGGCATAGGCCTCGTCGACCACGACGACTCCCGGCGCGGCCTCGAGGATCGCGCGTGTGTGGGCGGGGTCGAGCGCCGTGCCGGTGGGGTTGTTGGGCGACGTCAGGATCACGACGTCGGGACGCTCCGCCGCGATCAGCGCGAGCGCCGCGTCGACGTCGAGCCCGAAGTCGTCGCGTCGTCGTCCGGCCACCCACCGGGTGTGGGTGTTGCGGGCGTACTCGGGATACATCGAGTAGGTCGGCGCGAACGACACCGCGGTGCGTCCCGGCCCTCCGAAGGCCTGCAGCACCTGCTGCATGACCTCGTTGGAGCCGTTGGCGGCCCAGACCCGTTCTGCCGTCAGTCCGTGCCCGAGGTACGACGCGAGCGACGTCCGCAGCTCGACCGCCTCACGATCGGGATAGCGGTTGAGCGTCAGCGCGGCTCGGTAGACCGACTCCGCGATGTCGCGCGCGGTCTCCTCACTCGGCCCGTAGGGGTTCTCATTGGTGTTGAGCTGCACCGGCACGTCGAGCTGCGGCGCGCCGTACGGCTCGTCGTCCCGCAGCTCGTCGCGGATCGGGACCCATTCGGGCACCGGCATCAGCGGGACGTCCGGATCGAGACCGCCGCACCGTGCGACGGCAGGTTCTCGGCCTCGGCGAGCGTCACGACGTGGTCGCCCACCTCGCGCAGGGCTGCCTCGGAGTAGGTCACGACGTGCATGTTCTTGCAGAACGCGCGCACCGACAGACCTGACGAGTGGCAGGCGCACCCGGCGGTGGGCAGCACGTGGTTGGACCCCGCCGCGTAGTCGCCGAGCGAGACGGGCGTGAACGAGCCGACGAAGATCGCACCGGCGTTGACGATGCGGCCCGCGACGCCGGCGGAGTCGGCGGTCTGCACCTCGAGGTGCTCGGCGGCGTAGCCGTTGGCGACGGCGACCGCCTGGTCGAGGTCACGGACGATCACGGTCGCCGACTGGGTGCCGTCCAGAGCCGTCCGGACGCGCTCGGCGTGCCGGGCCGACGGCACGAGCCGCTCCAGCTCGACGTCGACCGCACCGGCGAGGGCCTCGCTGTCGGTGATCAGGACGCTCGCGGCCATCGGGTCGTGCTCGGCCTGGCTGATCAGGTCGGCCGCGACGAAGGCGGCATCGGCGGTGTCGTCGGCGATGATCGCGATCTCGGTCGGCCCGGCCTCGGAGTCGATGCTCACCGTCCCCTGCAGGTGCCGCTTGGCGGCGGCGACGTAGATGTTGCCGGGCCCGGTGATCAGGTTGACGGGGCGGCAGTCGATCGTGCCGTCGTCCGAGGCCGCTCCGTAGGCGAACATCGCGAGCGCCTGGGCACCGCCGGCCGCGTAGACCTCGTCGATGCCGAGCAGCGCGCACGCCGCGAGGATCGACGGGTGGGGCAGGCCGCCGAACTCGGCCTGCGGCGGGCTCGCCAGCGCGATGCCGGGCACGCCGGCGACCTGCGCGGGCACGGCGTTCATGACGACGGTGCTGACGAGCGGCGCGAGGCCGCCGGGCACGTAGAGGCCGACCCGCTGCATCGGGACGATCCGGCGCTCGACCGTGGCGCCGGGGGCGACGTCGGACGTCAGGCTGTGCTCCAGCTCGGCCTCGCACGTCATGCGCAGGCGACGGACCGACTCATCGAGCGCCGACCGGATGGCCGGGTCGAGGGCGGCGAGCGCATCGGCGAGCGCCTCCTCCGGGACGCGCAGCTGCGCGGGGCGCACGCCGTCGAACTTCTCGCCGGCATCCAGCACCGCGACCGAGCCCCGCTCGCGCACGTCGTCGCAGATGGGGCGGACCGCCGCCAGCGCGTGCTCGACGTCGACCTCGGCACGCGGCACCGCGGCGGTGTAGACCGCGGCGGCCTCGTCGGCGGAGGGGTCGAGCGAACGAAGATCGAGTCGTCTCATCACGACGACAAGTCTACGGACGCACTACGGTGGACCCGTGGCCGCCAACCAGAAGCCCACCGAGTCGACCCCGGCGTTCGTCGCTCTGCACCGCGCCGACGTCCGCTTCGCCTCGCACTCCTACGTCCACGACCCTCGCGCCGAGTCGTTCGGCATGGAGGCCGCCACCGCGCTCGGCGTCGAGCCGGGGCGCGTGTTCAAGACGCTGATGGCCCTCATCGACGACGAGCTGTGCGTCGGCGTCGTCCCCGTCATGGGGTCGCTCGACCTCAAGGCACTCGCCGAGGCAGTCGGTGGCAAGCGCGCCCAGATGGCCGACGCCGCGCAGGCCCAGCGGGCCACGGGCTACGTCATCGGCGGCATCTCGCCGATCGGCCAGAAGAAGGCTCACCGAACCGTGATCGACCGCAGCTCGTCGCAGTGGCCGACGATCTTCGTGTCGGGCGGGCGGCGCGGTCTCGAGGCCGAGCTCGCGCCCGCTGACCTGGTGCGCGTCACCCGGGCCGTCGTGGCCCGCATCGCGCGCTGACTACACCTGGTCGTCGGCCCCTCGGTCGCCCGCCCACGAGGCGACGATGACGCCGAGCACGCCGAAGATCGGCCACACCAGGAACGGCGCGACGCCGTCGACCGCGAGCTGGGACGGGACCTTGTCGCCGACCCCGACGCCGGCGACGGTGCCCGGAGGCGGCGGCCCCAGCTCGACGCCGACCCGCCACGCGACGAGACCCGCCACCGTCACGAGGGCCGCGGCGACCGGGACGGCCAGCCACCCGAGATCGGGCACGAGGCGGGCCGTGACGACGCCGCTCACGAGCGACGCCACGGCACCGACTGCCACGAACACCACGATGACCGAGAACTGACCGCGGGACGCCGCCTCGGTCAGCACGATGCCGCCATCGCGACCCAGCCACTCGGCGGGCTGGGCCAGCCAGACCCACACGAGCCCGGCCACGACTCCGGCCAGCAGGGTCACGAGGGTCGCGATGGCCAGGCGGCGGGGCGCGACGGCGGGACGGACGGACGGGGTGGTGCTCAGGTCAGGCAATGGGGTCCCAGCAGCTCTTTGAGATCGGCGATGAGTGAGGACGACTGTGCCACACGCAGGCTGCTGTCGAGGCGCATGACCTTGGTCGTGCCGTTGCCGATGAGCCGCAGGTGCACCTCCGACATGCCGGGATGGGCCGACAGCACCTGCTTGAAGGTGCCGATCGTGTCGCTCGTGCATCGGGCGACCGGCAGGCTCACGACGAGCGGACGGTCGGGGCCACCCGAGCCCATCGCTGGCATCGTGACCTCCAGCGCGTTGAGCTCGACGCCGTCGTCCTTGCGTCGCACGCGACCCTTGACCACGACGATCGTGTCGGGCACCAGCACCGGCATCGCCAGTTGGTAGGCCCCCGGGAACACCATGACCTCGATGCCGCCCTCGAGATCCTCGATCGTGACCGAGGCCCAGCTGTCACCCTTCTTGCTCATGCGTCGCTGCACGCCGGTGATGAGCCCGCAGATGCGCACCGTGCTGCCGTCGGGCAGGTCGGTGTTGGTGAGCAGCTCGCCGACCGTGCAGTCGCTGCTGGCCCGCAGCACGTGCTCGAGCCCCTGCAGCGGGTGGTCGGAGACGTACAGGCCCAGCATGTCGCGCTCGAACGCCAGCAGCTGTGTCTTCTCCCACTCCGGCATCGAGTCGGGCACCTCGACGCGTCCGCCGCTGAACACCTCGTCGCCGAGGCCGCCGAACAGCGAGTCCTGTCCGATCGCGGCCTGTCGCTTGAGGTCGATGTAGAGGTCGACGCCCTCCTCGGCGACGGTCGTGAGCGCCCGCCGACGGTGACCCATCGAGTCGAAGGCTCCGGCCTTGATCAGCGAGTCGAGGACCCGCTTGTTGCACACCAGCGTCGGCACCTTGTCGAGGAAGTCGTTGAAGTCGGTGTAGGCACCGCCGGCGCGTCCCTCGACGATGCCCGCGACCACGTTCTCGCCGATGTTGCGGATCGCGCCCAGGCCGAAGCGGATGTCGGCGCCCACCGAGGCGAAGTTGGACACCGACTCATTGACGTCGGGCGGCAGCACCTTGATGCCCATGCGGCGGCACTCGTTGAGGTAGATCGCCGACTTGTCCTTGTCGACACGGGTGCTGGTCAGCAGCGCCGCCATGTACTCGGCCGGGAAGTTGGCCTTGAGATAGGCCGTCCAGTACGAGATGACGCCGTAGGCCGCCGAGTGCGCCTTGTTGAAGGCGTAGTCGGAGAACGGCAGCAGGATGTCCCACAGCGTCGTGATGGCCTTCTGCGAGTAGCCCCGCGACAGCATGCCCTCCTGGAAGCCCGCGTACTGCTTGTCGAGCTCGGACTTCTTCTTCTTGCCCATCGCGCGCCGCAGGTTGTCGGCCTGGCCCAGGCTGAACCCCGCCAGCACCTGGGCGATCTCCATGACCTGCTCCTGATAGACGATCAGGCCGTAGGTCTCGCCGAGCACCGTCTCGAGCGGCTTCTCGAGCTCGGGGTGGATGGGGTCGATCGGCTCGCGACCGTTCTTGCGCCGTGCGTACTTGTTGTGGGAGTCGGCACCCATGGGGCCCGGACGGTAGAGCGCGCCGACGGCCGAGATGTCCTCGAACTTGTCGGGCTTCATGCTGCGCAGCAGCGCCCGCATGGGGCCACCGTCGAGCTGGAAGACGCCGAGCGTCTCGCCGCGCGCCAGCAGGTCGTAGGTCGCGGGGTCGTCGAAGGTCAGGTCTTCGAGCACCAGGTCGATGTCGCGGTTGCGCTTGATGTTGACCAGGGCGTCGTCGAGCACCGTGAGGTTGCGCAGGCCCAGGAAGTCCATCTTGACCAGCCCGAGCGCCTCGCACATCGGGTAGTCGAACTGGGTGATGATCGCGCCGTCCTGCTCGCGCTTCATGATCGGCACGATGTCGATCAGCGGATCGCTCGACATGATGACGCCGGCGGCGTGCACGCCCCACTGGCGGATCTGGCCCTCGAGCCCCAGCGCCGTCTGGTAGATCTTGCGGACGTCGGCGTCCTCGTCGTGCAGCTTGCGGAAGTCGCCGCCGTCGCCGTAGCGCTTGTCGTCGGTGTCGAACAGGCCCTTGAGCGTGACGCCCTTGCCCATGATGTCGGCCGGCAGCGCCTTGGTGATGCGCTCGCCGTGCGAGAACGGGTAGTCCATGACGCGTGCGGCGTCCTTGATCGCGGCCTTGGACTTGAGCCGTCCGAAGGTCGCGATCATCGCGACCCGCTCCTCGCCGTACTTGTTGCTGACGTAGCGGATGACCTCGCCGCGACGACGCTCGTCGAAGTCGATGTCGAAGTCGGGCATCGAGGGGCGTTCGGGGTTGAGGAACCGCTCGAAGATCAGGCCGTGCGTCAGGGGGCACAGGTCGGTGATGCGCAGCGCGTAGGCCGCGATCGAGCCGGCACCCGATCCGCGACCCGGTCCGACGCGGATGCCGTTGTCCTTGGCCCAGTTGATGAAGTCGGCGACCACGAGGTAGTAGCCGCAATAGCCCTTGGTGCGGACGACGTCGAGCTCCATCTCGGTGCGCGCGCGCACCTCGTCGGTGATGCCGTCGGGGTAGCGGCTCTCGATGCCCTTCCAGACCTCCTTGGTGAACCAGGAGTCCTCGGTCTCACCCTCGGGGACGTCGAAGCGCGCCATGTAGCCACCGTTGGACTCGGTGAACTCGACATTGCAGCGCTCGGCGATCAGCAGGGTGTTGTCGCACGCCTCCTTGAGGTCGAAGCGGTCCTCCCACAGGTCGCGCATCTCGGCCGCCGACTTGATGTAGAAGTCGTTGGAGTCGAACTTGAACCGGTTGGGATCGGTCAGCGTGCTGCCCGACTGGACGCACAGCAGGGCCGAGTGCGCCTCGGCGTCCTCGGGGCTCGTGTAGTGCGAGTCGTTCGTCGCGATGGCCGGCAGGCCGAGGTCGGCCTTGAGCCGCAGCAGCCCGTCGCGCACGACCCGCTCGATCTCGAGGCCGTGGTCCATCAGCTCGAGGAAGAAGTTCTCCTTGCCGAAGATGTCCTGGAACTCCGCGGCCGAGGCGCGGGCCTTCTCGTAGTTGCCGATGCGCAGCCAGGTCTGGATCTCACCCGACGGGCACCCCGTCGTCGCGATGAGGCCCTTGCCGTAGCGCTGCAGCAGGTCGCGGTCGGCGCGCGGCTTGCGGTACTGCCCCTCGAGGCTCGCGTACGAGCCGATGCGGAACAGGTTGTGCATGCCCTCGGTGGTCTCCGACAGCAGCGT is a window encoding:
- a CDS encoding histidinol-phosphate transaminase, with the protein product MPVPEWVPIRDELRDDEPYGAPQLDVPVQLNTNENPYGPSEETARDIAESVYRAALTLNRYPDREAVELRTSLASYLGHGLTAERVWAANGSNEVMQQVLQAFGGPGRTAVSFAPTYSMYPEYARNTHTRWVAGRRRDDFGLDVDAALALIAAERPDVVILTSPNNPTGTALDPAHTRAILEAAPGVVVVDEAYAEFRRDGTPSALELLEEFPRLLVTRTMSKAFALAGGRLGYVAADAAIIDALRIVRLPYHLSAVSQAAAVAALRHEPELLAQVDALRTTRDETSAWLREQGFEVAESDANFVLFGRFDDRHAVWQGVLDRGVLIREVGPLGWLRVSIGTPDEMLAFRTALHEVTR
- the dnaE gene encoding DNA polymerase III subunit alpha; this translates as MSSDSSFVHLHVHTEYSMLDGAALLDGLFERTAELEMPAIAMTDHGNLHGAYDFYSKAKAHGVKPIIGMEAYLTPNIPRTEKKAVQWNKGAKDADVAGRGAYTHMTLLSETTEGMHNLFRIGSYASLEGQYRKPRADRDLLQRYGKGLIATTGCPSGEIQTWLRIGNYEKARASAAEFQDIFGKENFFLELMDHGLEIERVVRDGLLRLKADLGLPAIATNDSHYTSPEDAEAHSALLCVQSGSTLTDPNRFKFDSNDFYIKSAAEMRDLWEDRFDLKEACDNTLLIAERCNVEFTESNGGYMARFDVPEGETEDSWFTKEVWKGIESRYPDGITDEVRARTEMELDVVRTKGYCGYYLVVADFINWAKDNGIRVGPGRGSGAGSIAAYALRITDLCPLTHGLIFERFLNPERPSMPDFDIDFDERRRGEVIRYVSNKYGEERVAMIATFGRLKSKAAIKDAARVMDYPFSHGERITKALPADIMGKGVTLKGLFDTDDKRYGDGGDFRKLHDEDADVRKIYQTALGLEGQIRQWGVHAAGVIMSSDPLIDIVPIMKREQDGAIITQFDYPMCEALGLVKMDFLGLRNLTVLDDALVNIKRNRDIDLVLEDLTFDDPATYDLLARGETLGVFQLDGGPMRALLRSMKPDKFEDISAVGALYRPGPMGADSHNKYARRKNGREPIDPIHPELEKPLETVLGETYGLIVYQEQVMEIAQVLAGFSLGQADNLRRAMGKKKKSELDKQYAGFQEGMLSRGYSQKAITTLWDILLPFSDYAFNKAHSAAYGVISYWTAYLKANFPAEYMAALLTSTRVDKDKSAIYLNECRRMGIKVLPPDVNESVSNFASVGADIRFGLGAIRNIGENVVAGIVEGRAGGAYTDFNDFLDKVPTLVCNKRVLDSLIKAGAFDSMGHRRRALTTVAEEGVDLYIDLKRQAAIGQDSLFGGLGDEVFSGGRVEVPDSMPEWEKTQLLAFERDMLGLYVSDHPLQGLEHVLRASSDCTVGELLTNTDLPDGSTVRICGLITGVQRRMSKKGDSWASVTIEDLEGGIEVMVFPGAYQLAMPVLVPDTIVVVKGRVRRKDDGVELNALEVTMPAMGSGGPDRPLVVSLPVARCTSDTIGTFKQVLSAHPGMSEVHLRLIGNGTTKVMRLDSSLRVAQSSSLIADLKELLGPHCLT
- the ybaK gene encoding Cys-tRNA(Pro) deacylase, translated to MAANQKPTESTPAFVALHRADVRFASHSYVHDPRAESFGMEAATALGVEPGRVFKTLMALIDDELCVGVVPVMGSLDLKALAEAVGGKRAQMADAAQAQRATGYVIGGISPIGQKKAHRTVIDRSSSQWPTIFVSGGRRGLEAELAPADLVRVTRAVVARIAR
- the hisD gene encoding histidinol dehydrogenase, coding for MMRRLDLRSLDPSADEAAAVYTAAVPRAEVDVEHALAAVRPICDDVRERGSVAVLDAGEKFDGVRPAQLRVPEEALADALAALDPAIRSALDESVRRLRMTCEAELEHSLTSDVAPGATVERRIVPMQRVGLYVPGGLAPLVSTVVMNAVPAQVAGVPGIALASPPQAEFGGLPHPSILAACALLGIDEVYAAGGAQALAMFAYGAASDDGTIDCRPVNLITGPGNIYVAAAKRHLQGTVSIDSEAGPTEIAIIADDTADAAFVAADLISQAEHDPMAASVLITDSEALAGAVDVELERLVPSARHAERVRTALDGTQSATVIVRDLDQAVAVANGYAAEHLEVQTADSAGVAGRIVNAGAIFVGSFTPVSLGDYAAGSNHVLPTAGCACHSSGLSVRAFCKNMHVVTYSEAALREVGDHVVTLAEAENLPSHGAAVSIRTSR